CTTTCTTCGATCGCTGAATAAAGAACGAAAACAGGCTGATTCGGGCGCGGACATGCCGCTTGCGGATCTCGAAGTCGTCGTCGTCGATTTGGAGACAACGGGCTTCTATCCGGATCATGGTGATGCGATCATTTCGATTGGTGCAGTGGCGATGAAAGGCGATAAACTATTACTAGGGGACTCCTTTTACACGCTGGTCAATCCCGGGCGCACCATTCCTCCTCATGTCAGCTCTCTGACAGGGATTTCGGATGAGATGGTCTCCAGTGCCCCTGATTTATTGCTAGCCATGTCCCGGTTCTTCCGGTTTGTCGGTGATCGTCCACTAGTCGCACACCACTCCCGCCATGAACGTGAATTTTTTCGGGCAGGATTGTGGAAGACCAGTCGTCGTCCCTTGACACATCGCATGCTCGATACGATGCTCTTAATCCGGTTGCTGAGCAATCCGATTGGCAACGGTTCGTTGGATGCCCTTTGCGCCCAACATGACATCCCGATCTCCCGACGCCATCACGCGTATTGCGATGCTGTAGCTGCGGGTACTTTGTGGGGGAAATATTTACTCAAGGCCCAAGACGCTGGCTATACGGATCTGCGGCAAGTATACGAAGCCTTGCGGTGACCATCACACGCGAAAAAGTCTTTTCGCAAAAGAGGGAATGTTATGGTGCTCATAAGAGATGCACATTTGCGTGATTTACCAGCCATGCTGGCCATCTACAATCAAGCTGTGAACACACTTGTCGCCACCTTTGACCTGGAAGAGCAGAGTCTAGAGCAGCGCGAAGTATGGTTTCACAAGCACGGGGGGCGTTATCCTCTAGTCGTCGCAGAAGATGAAGGCGAGGTCATCGGCTATTGCTGTCTTTCCGCTTTTCGTGAAAAGCCAGCGTACGGGAAGACGGCCGAGCTTTCCATCTACATCGCGGAAAATCAGCGAGGAAAGAGCGTTGGTTCCGCTCTGATGACCGAAATCCAGAAGCGTACACGGGAGCTGGACTACCACGCCGTGATCAGCGGGATTACGGGTGGAAACGAAGCCAGCGTCAGACTCCATGAGAAGTTTGGATTTAGCCTCGTCGGGAAACTGCGAGAGGTTGGCTTCAAATTTGGGGAATGGCATGACGTCCATTATTATGAGTGGATGGTAAAGGAAGCACCTAGCTCGTAAAAGAAAGAAT
This is a stretch of genomic DNA from Brevibacillus choshinensis. It encodes these proteins:
- a CDS encoding exonuclease domain-containing protein; protein product: MAKWDLFGRLWHMNRDTAGAQGDWKIGHNDGDKHHLAFLRSLNKERKQADSGADMPLADLEVVVVDLETTGFYPDHGDAIISIGAVAMKGDKLLLGDSFYTLVNPGRTIPPHVSSLTGISDEMVSSAPDLLLAMSRFFRFVGDRPLVAHHSRHEREFFRAGLWKTSRRPLTHRMLDTMLLIRLLSNPIGNGSLDALCAQHDIPISRRHHAYCDAVAAGTLWGKYLLKAQDAGYTDLRQVYEALR
- a CDS encoding GNAT family N-acetyltransferase, translating into MVLIRDAHLRDLPAMLAIYNQAVNTLVATFDLEEQSLEQREVWFHKHGGRYPLVVAEDEGEVIGYCCLSAFREKPAYGKTAELSIYIAENQRGKSVGSALMTEIQKRTRELDYHAVISGITGGNEASVRLHEKFGFSLVGKLREVGFKFGEWHDVHYYEWMVKEAPSS